Proteins from one Orenia marismortui DSM 5156 genomic window:
- a CDS encoding ABC transporter substrate-binding protein — MKKSIIVFLLISLLAFLAIGCANTNEAKKEVVEKEAQKEVSEENKYGGTLIYGRGGDSVGLDPANVTDGESLKVTMQLFDTLVDYEEGSTKVIPSLAKSWEASEDGLVWTFHLEEGVKFHDGTDFNAEAVVFNFERWMNKNHPYHQGEFEYWGYMFGGFPGLLNKVEAVDEYTVKITLNKKSAPFISNLAMAPFAISSPTAVKKYGEDYFKHPVGTGAFKFKEWKRGDRIELVRNEEYWKGKAYLEGIVFRSIPDNTARFMELQSGTIDMMDGVNPNSVPQVKSDNKLKLTLRPSMNVGYLAMNFDKKPFDNKLVRKAINHAINKEEIIQALYAGLAEPAKNPLPPSLWGYNEDVDKYEYNPEKAKELLAEAGYPDGFKTTLWAMPVPRPYMPQPKLIAQAIQADLKKIGVQAEIKSYDWGTYLDKVGNGEHDMCLMGWTGDNGDPDNFLYVLLDKDNAVKGSAGNYAFYRSDELHDLLIKAQTTMNRAERTKLYKEAQEVVHEDAPWVPMAHSTPPIALKNKIENYVPSPLGIEHLNGVWKK; from the coding sequence ATGAAAAAAAGTATTATAGTTTTTTTGTTAATTAGTTTATTAGCTTTTCTAGCAATAGGATGTGCTAATACTAATGAAGCTAAAAAAGAAGTAGTAGAGAAAGAAGCTCAAAAAGAGGTTTCAGAGGAAAATAAGTATGGTGGAACTTTAATTTATGGACGTGGTGGTGACTCAGTTGGATTAGATCCAGCAAATGTTACTGATGGAGAATCACTAAAAGTAACAATGCAACTTTTCGATACTTTAGTTGATTATGAAGAGGGCAGCACAAAAGTAATCCCATCTTTAGCAAAAAGTTGGGAAGCTTCTGAAGATGGATTAGTATGGACTTTCCACTTAGAAGAAGGAGTTAAATTTCACGATGGAACAGACTTTAATGCTGAAGCTGTTGTATTCAACTTTGAAAGGTGGATGAACAAAAATCATCCATATCACCAAGGAGAATTTGAATATTGGGGATATATGTTTGGAGGATTCCCAGGTCTTCTTAATAAAGTAGAAGCTGTAGATGAATATACCGTAAAAATTACATTAAATAAAAAATCTGCTCCATTTATTTCAAACTTAGCAATGGCACCTTTTGCTATTTCAAGTCCAACAGCAGTTAAAAAATATGGAGAAGATTATTTCAAGCATCCAGTAGGAACAGGTGCTTTCAAGTTTAAAGAATGGAAGCGTGGAGATAGAATTGAATTAGTTAGAAATGAAGAATATTGGAAAGGTAAAGCTTATCTTGAAGGGATTGTTTTCAGATCTATTCCAGATAATACTGCTCGATTTATGGAATTACAATCTGGTACAATTGATATGATGGATGGAGTTAATCCAAATAGTGTACCACAAGTTAAATCAGATAATAAGCTTAAATTGACTTTAAGACCTAGTATGAATGTTGGTTACTTAGCTATGAACTTTGATAAGAAGCCTTTTGATAATAAACTAGTTAGAAAGGCAATTAATCATGCTATTAATAAAGAAGAGATTATTCAAGCATTATATGCAGGATTAGCAGAACCAGCTAAGAATCCATTACCACCTTCTTTATGGGGATATAATGAAGATGTAGATAAATATGAGTATAATCCAGAAAAAGCAAAGGAATTACTAGCTGAAGCTGGTTATCCAGATGGATTTAAAACAACACTATGGGCAATGCCTGTACCAAGACCATATATGCCGCAACCTAAGTTAATTGCTCAAGCTATTCAAGCAGACTTGAAGAAGATAGGGGTTCAAGCTGAAATTAAAAGTTATGACTGGGGTACTTACTTAGATAAGGTTGGAAATGGTGAACATGATATGTGCTTAATGGGATGGACTGGAGATAATGGTGATCCTGATAACTTCTTATATGTATTATTAGATAAGGATAATGCAGTTAAAGGAAGTGCAGGAAACTATGCTTTCTATAGAAGTGATGAGCTACATGATCTATTAATCAAAGCTCAAACTACAATGAATAGAGCTGAAAGAACTAAGCTATATAAAGAAGCTCAAGAGGTTGTTCATGAGGATGCTCCTTGGGTACCAATGGCACACTCTACTCCACCGATTGCTCTTAAAAATAAAATAGAAAACTATGTACCAAGCCCATTAGGAATTGAACATTTAAATGGAGTTTGGAAGAAGTAA